The genomic window CATCTTTTTCTTTTTTCGCGAGTTTTCGATTTTCTTCATCTTCGATGAGGGCGACTTTTTCTTCCAAGGTTTCTTTAATGACTTGGCCGGGGAGAATTTTTTCTTCTTTGGTCACACAGATCAGATGGCGATTATTGGCGCTGTGTACCAGTGAACTGCCCTGTTTGCCCAGTGAGTTGGAAAAGCCAAATTTACTGACATCTTGGCTTGAGCACGGAGAGAAAGTGAAATCGGCCAGCGCAGTTTCAAGCGCTTCAGTTTCGACGGCAAAAGGTTTATTGAAACGATAAAGAGTAAGATTTTTAAACCACATAAGAGGCGCTCATTGGAAAATAAAGTGGCAGTTTACGGCATAGTTGGGGCTGGGTAAACCTGTGCTAAACAGTCAAATCTTTACCCAGATACAGAATTCATCAAATTGTAACATTGAAAAAAATCCCGCTGTAACCCTTGTGGTTATTGGCTTTTTATTTCGAAATGTCAGGCGAGTCCCAATGGCAAAAACTAAGTTGTCACATTTGAAATAAAACTGAAACACATTCATTGCACACTTTCGGTCGTTCCAAACCAATAACCAAGACGAACATAACGTCGAAAGGATTAAATGATGAACGTTTTTTGTAAAACTCTACTTGCTTCTGCGCTAGCTTCTGCAACTCTGGCTTCAGCTTATGCCGCTGAGCCACTGACTGTTTATGGTAAGTTGAATGTCACCGCTCAATCAAATGATGAGAAAGGTGATGCTACAACAACTATTCAAAGTAATGCCTCTCGTTTTGGTGTGAAGGGTGATTTCGAGTTATCAAGCTCACTTACCGCTTTCTACACAGTGGAATACCAAGTTGATACGGGTGCCGCATCAAGCGATAACTTTACTGCACGTAACCAATTTGTGGGTTTGAAAGGCTCCTTTGGTTCGTTCTCTGTGGGTCGTAACGATACACTGCTAAAAATTTCTCAAGGTGATGTTGATCAATTCAACGACCTTTCAGGTGACTTAGGTAAGCTGTTCAAGGGTGAAGTTCGTGCTGCTCAAACGGCGACTTACCTAACACCTTCCTTCGGTGATTTTGTATTCGGTGTTACTTATGTTGCCGAAGGTAACGATGTAAAAAGTCAATTTGCCCAAGACGGTTTTAGTGCTGCGGCCATGTATGGTGACGCTAAGTTAAAGAAAACCGCGGTTTATGCCTCTCTTGCCTATGATTCAGATGTGTCTGGATATGAGATTGTCCGTGCCAGCTTACAAGCTAAGTTAGCCGGAATTAAACTGGGTGGTATGTACCAGCAACAGGAACAGACTTACAAGCTTGATAAAACAACCTCTTTACCAGTTGAAGTATCAGCAGAAAGTGCAACGGGTTACCTGTTAAGCGCCGCTTACGATATCAATGCTGTGACATTAAAAGCACAATTCCAAGACATGGAAGACTTAGGTGATTCATGGTCAGTCGGTGCGGATTACAGCTTAGGTAAGCCAACAAAATTATTCGCCTTCTACACTAACCGTTCGTTAGAAGCGAATACCGATGATGACAAATACATAGGTATTGGTTTAGAACACAAGTTCTAATCTCAGTATTAAGATTGAATTAAGGAGGCAGATTGCCTCCTTTTTTATTGCGATAAACAAACAGTTATATAAACTTAATATGACAATTATCGCTACTATATGGCTTGTGCGGCGCACTTATTCATAAATCTGTAATAAAAATGACTAATAATAGCCGTGTTGACATTCACTGACAGAAAATCACATATGACTGCAAGGATATTGATAGTAGAAGACGAGTTAGCCATCCGCGAGATGCTGACTTTTGTAATGGAACAGCATGGGTTTACGACCTCTGCGGCGGAAGATTTTGATTCGGCCATTGCGCTGCTAAAGGAGCCTTACCCCGATCTGATTTTATTGGATTGGATGTTTCCTGGCGGAAGTGGTATTCAACTGGCGAAACGCTTGAAACAAGATGAGTTTACCCGCCAAATTCCGATCATAATGTTAACCGCCCGTGGTGAAGAGGAAGATAAAGTCAAAGGCCTCGAAGTCGGCGCCGATGATTACATCACTAAACCCTTTTCCCCTAAAGAGTTGGTCGCCCGTATTAAGGCCGTATTGCGCCGCAGTGCTCCTACTCGTTTAGAAGAAACCATTGATGTGCAAGGTTTACTGCTCGACCCCGTCAGTCACAGGGTGAGTGTGGGTGAGACGGTACTCGATATGGGGCCTACTGAGTTTCGCTTATTGCACTTTTTTATGACGCACCCAGAACGTGTCTATAGCCGCGAACAGTTGCTCGATAACGTGTGGGGGACCAATGTATATGTGGAAGACAGAACCGTCGATGTGCATATTAGACGTCTTCGTAAAGCCGTTGAAGAATCTGGACATGATCGTTTGATCCAGACTGTTCGTGGTGCAGGTTATCGTTTTTCAACACGCATATAGTGCCGAATAAGAGATAGGCACAAGTTGGCTTTTAGGCTATCTTGTGCTCCTCCTATTTAGCCTGATGTCTGGGTTTATCTATGTCTCACTCTTATTCAGGGTATCGGTTATTTACGCGCTTGGCAGTTTTTCTACTGCTTTGTTTGCTGCTGGGTTTATTGGTTGGGAGCCCCCTCTGGATACTCACTATTGGCCTGCTCGGTCTAGTGTTGTGGCATTATCGCCAATTAGCACGGCTTAACTTTTGGTTATGGCGGGATAGAAAACTCACGCCGCCGCAGGGCAGTGGGAGCTGGGAAGGGATATTTAACGGTATTTATCGCCTCCAAGGGAAGAATCGCCGCCGTGTTGGGCAATTAGCCGCGTTGTTGGCCCGGTTCCGCCAAGGTGCTGAAGCGCTGCCCGATGCCGCCGTCGTGCTCGACTCAGAGCATAATATTTTATGGTGTAATAAGTTAGCGCAACTTATCCTAGGTTTTGTTTGGCCGCAGGATAATGGTCAGCGTATTGATAACCTCATCCGTCATCCCGATTTTTCCGCTTATATTAAAACCGCACAATACAAAGAACCGTTGGAATTACCTTCGCCGGTTTCGGAGAGGCGTCTGCTCGAAATTCGGATTATGGCCTATGGTGACCGGCAACTACTGTTAATTGCGCGGGATATTACGCGGATAAGACAACTCGAAGGCATGCGTAAAGAATTTGTCGCCAATGTGTCACACGAGCTCAAAACCCCGCTGACCGTACTGCAAGGGTATCTGGAAATGATGCAAAGTATGGCAGAGCCCGATTCGATGAACGCTAAGCCGCTGGCATTGATGCAGCAGCAAACCCGGCGTATGCAATCTATGGTTGAGCAATTATTAGTGTTATCGCGCATTGAGGATGCGGCGGATATTAACCTTGAGAATACGGTTAATATGGCGCAGTTAATGGAAATGCTGAAGGAAGAGGCGAAGGCGTTGGCGCAGGATAGATACGAGCTGAGTTTCTATTGCGAAGCGGGGCTTAATTCCCATGGTAATGAGTTGCAGCTTCGAAGTGCTTGTTCTAATTTAATTTCTAATGCTATTCGCTACACAGAACCGGGTGGAAAAATCACTGTGCAGTGGCGTAGTGTGGCGACGGGTGGGCTCTTTAGTGTGACAGATACCGGCGAAGGGATTGCACCGCAGCATATTAACCGCTTAACGGAGCGTTTCTACCGTGTCGACAGTGCCCGCTCAAGGCAAACCGGTGGGAGTGGTTTAGGACTGGCGATCGTGAAACATGCACTTAATCACCATCACAGTGAACTCAATATCAGTAGTGAGTTAGGTAAAGGCAGTACTTTTAGCTTTGTGATCCCACTACATTTAATCGAACGTCAAAAATAAACCTTTACGGTTTGCATTAATATTATTTTAAAAACAGGCCGTTATGGCCTGTTTTGTTTTTTATCTTCATCTTTGCAGGCCAGTGAACTTAAAAAATATAAAAATCTGGCATTGTCATCTAAGTGTCATATCACCGACATAGAATTGTCACTGTAGCGATTGATACTGGCTGCGTCTGAAGAAACTTAAGTTAGAAATTAGTTAGCTTACTACTGGAGCACATAATGAAACTGAAAAAGCTTGTCGGCGCGATGACCCTCACAGCCGCTGGTGTATTCTCTGCCACTGCCATGGCATCTATTGACCCATCTCTGCCAACTTACGAGAAAACAAGTGGCGTGTCTGGCAATTTATCATCTGTAGGTTCAGATACTTTAGCCAACATGATGACACTGTGGGCAGAAGAATTTAAACAGATGTATCCTAACGTCAATATCCAAATTCAAGCGGCGGGTTCTTCAACTGCGCCACCAGCTCTGACTGAAGGTACTTCACAATTCGGCCCAATGAGCCGCAAGATGAAGCCTAATGAAGTTGAAGCATTTGAAAAGCATTATGGTTACAAACCAACAGAAATTCGTGTAGCGATCGATGCTTTAGCCGTTTTCGTACACAAGGACAACCCAATCAAAGGCTTAACTGCTGAACAAGTTGACGGTATCTTCTCTTCTACCCACAAATGTGGTGGCGGCGATATCCAACGTTGGGGCGATTTAGGTCTTGACGGTAACTGGTCAGCTAAAGACGTGCAGTTATATGGCCGTAACTCAGTATCTGGCACTTACGGTTACTTTAAAGAGAAAGCCCTGTGTAAAGGTGACTTTAAGGCTAACGTGAACGAGCAACCTGGTTCTGCTTCTGTGGTTCAGTCTGTTTCTCAATCACTGAACGCTGTGGGTTACTCAGGTATCGGTTATAAAACCGCAGGTGTAAAAGCCGTTGCGATTGCGAAAAAAGGCAACGAGTTTATCGAAGCCTCTGCTGAAAACGCAGCTAATGGTACTTACCCATTATCACGTTACTTGTATGTTTACGTGAACAAGCAACCCAACAAAGACCTAGCACCAATGGAAAAAGAATTTATCCGTTATGTGCTGTCTAAGCAAGGTCAGCAAGTGGTTGAAAAAGATGGTTATGTGACTCTGCCTAAGAGCGTAGTTGCTAAAGATTTAGAACAGTTAGGCATCCGCCTCTAATTCTTAATCGCTAATCATTAAGGGTCTCTTCGGAGGCCCTTTTTTGTTTTTGGAGGGTATTAATTTGGTCTGTGGAATGTGGTTGCAAACGGGCATAAAAAAAGCAACCTAAGTAGGTTGCTGTAAATTCCAATTCGGAATCTTGGGACGGTCGCGCTAGAAACCATCTAAAGGAGAATGATGATGAACGAAGAAACTCATTGCAAAGATTCGGTTCATAATATCTGACTCGGCCTATTTAAATTAGTTCAGCAAGAGTGCAAAAAATTCTTACTTTCTACGATTTATTTTTATTTGATAAAACATTGTTACTCATCTTTAGTGTAGGAGTTGTCGTTTTCCATTTGATTGTTTGTAAATTCGCAGTTGATAATATGGCCTAGGAAGCTTAATCAAATACAGGTTATCGAAGCGATGTCGTTAGATCCAATACTACAAAAAGCAATAACTCCAACAACTTGGGATTTAACTCGGGATTATCATTCCTTTGCCAACAGTGACGAGGTGCAAGTGACTCACCTGTCATTGGCACTCACGGTTGATTTTGACGCGCAGACTCTGGTCGGTAAGGCGACACTTTCCCTGCATTACCTTCAGGAGCAGGTCAGCGAACTATGGCTCGACACTCGGGATTTAACCCTATTATCAGTGACCACTCTGGCGGGGGAATCCCTTGCATTTTCGCTTCCAGAAACGAGCACCATACTGGGGCAAAAGTTGGTGGTCAGTTTGCCCCATGTGCGCTGTGATCAGATTTGTATTCACTATAAAACCTCGCCTAAGGCGCAAGGGTTACAGTGGTTAACGCCTGAGCAAACCGCAGGTAAGCAGCTACCTTATCTTTTTAGCCAATCACAACCTATCAACGCCCGTAGCTGGATCCCCTTGCAGGATACGCCTAAGGTGCGGGTCACCTTCGATGCTAAGGTGCAAGTCCCCAGAGGAATGCGTGCCGTGATGAGTGCGATGAACCATCCCGAAATGCCACCCGATGGT from Shewanella putrefaciens includes these protein-coding regions:
- a CDS encoding porin produces the protein MMNVFCKTLLASALASATLASAYAAEPLTVYGKLNVTAQSNDEKGDATTTIQSNASRFGVKGDFELSSSLTAFYTVEYQVDTGAASSDNFTARNQFVGLKGSFGSFSVGRNDTLLKISQGDVDQFNDLSGDLGKLFKGEVRAAQTATYLTPSFGDFVFGVTYVAEGNDVKSQFAQDGFSAAAMYGDAKLKKTAVYASLAYDSDVSGYEIVRASLQAKLAGIKLGGMYQQQEQTYKLDKTTSLPVEVSAESATGYLLSAAYDINAVTLKAQFQDMEDLGDSWSVGADYSLGKPTKLFAFYTNRSLEANTDDDKYIGIGLEHKF
- the phoB gene encoding phosphate regulon transcriptional regulator PhoB; its protein translation is MTARILIVEDELAIREMLTFVMEQHGFTTSAAEDFDSAIALLKEPYPDLILLDWMFPGGSGIQLAKRLKQDEFTRQIPIIMLTARGEEEDKVKGLEVGADDYITKPFSPKELVARIKAVLRRSAPTRLEETIDVQGLLLDPVSHRVSVGETVLDMGPTEFRLLHFFMTHPERVYSREQLLDNVWGTNVYVEDRTVDVHIRRLRKAVEESGHDRLIQTVRGAGYRFSTRI
- the phoR gene encoding phosphate regulon sensor histidine kinase PhoR, producing MSHSYSGYRLFTRLAVFLLLCLLLGLLVGSPLWILTIGLLGLVLWHYRQLARLNFWLWRDRKLTPPQGSGSWEGIFNGIYRLQGKNRRRVGQLAALLARFRQGAEALPDAAVVLDSEHNILWCNKLAQLILGFVWPQDNGQRIDNLIRHPDFSAYIKTAQYKEPLELPSPVSERRLLEIRIMAYGDRQLLLIARDITRIRQLEGMRKEFVANVSHELKTPLTVLQGYLEMMQSMAEPDSMNAKPLALMQQQTRRMQSMVEQLLVLSRIEDAADINLENTVNMAQLMEMLKEEAKALAQDRYELSFYCEAGLNSHGNELQLRSACSNLISNAIRYTEPGGKITVQWRSVATGGLFSVTDTGEGIAPQHINRLTERFYRVDSARSRQTGGSGLGLAIVKHALNHHHSELNISSELGKGSTFSFVIPLHLIERQK
- a CDS encoding PstS family phosphate ABC transporter substrate-binding protein — protein: MKLKKLVGAMTLTAAGVFSATAMASIDPSLPTYEKTSGVSGNLSSVGSDTLANMMTLWAEEFKQMYPNVNIQIQAAGSSTAPPALTEGTSQFGPMSRKMKPNEVEAFEKHYGYKPTEIRVAIDALAVFVHKDNPIKGLTAEQVDGIFSSTHKCGGGDIQRWGDLGLDGNWSAKDVQLYGRNSVSGTYGYFKEKALCKGDFKANVNEQPGSASVVQSVSQSLNAVGYSGIGYKTAGVKAVAIAKKGNEFIEASAENAANGTYPLSRYLYVYVNKQPNKDLAPMEKEFIRYVLSKQGQQVVEKDGYVTLPKSVVAKDLEQLGIRL